Proteins encoded together in one Solidesulfovibrio fructosivorans JJ] window:
- the mazG gene encoding nucleoside triphosphate pyrophosphohydrolase — MSANTPADALARLQGVLDALLAPDGCPWDKTQTPRSLCDYVIEEAFELVDCIRSDDPAGMAEELGDVMFLLLFIATLAAKHGDFTLADALTVASDKMVRRHPHVFGDVKVETRDELLKNWERIKRAEKDKDHQGLFATLPKGLPPLLKAYRIHSKAARAGFTWESDAAMRQSLDAEKAELDAAVASGDAEAMAEEFGDYLFSLAEYGRRLGLKANSCLDVANNKFLARYNAMEALAKTRGLDLDSLDMTAKNALWDEVKKG; from the coding sequence ATGAGTGCAAACACCCCGGCCGATGCCCTGGCCCGCTTGCAAGGCGTGCTCGACGCCCTGCTCGCTCCTGACGGCTGCCCCTGGGACAAGACCCAGACCCCCCGCAGCCTGTGCGATTACGTCATCGAGGAAGCGTTCGAACTGGTGGACTGCATCCGCTCCGACGACCCGGCCGGCATGGCCGAGGAACTCGGCGACGTCATGTTCCTGCTCCTTTTCATCGCCACCCTGGCCGCCAAGCACGGCGACTTCACCCTGGCCGACGCCCTGACCGTGGCCTCGGACAAGATGGTGCGCCGCCATCCCCACGTCTTCGGCGACGTGAAGGTGGAAACCCGCGACGAACTGCTCAAAAACTGGGAACGCATCAAGCGCGCCGAAAAAGACAAGGACCACCAAGGCCTTTTCGCCACCCTGCCCAAGGGCCTGCCGCCGCTGCTCAAAGCCTACCGCATCCACTCCAAGGCCGCCCGGGCCGGGTTCACCTGGGAATCCGACGCGGCCATGCGCCAAAGCCTGGACGCGGAAAAAGCCGAACTCGACGCCGCCGTGGCCTCGGGCGACGCCGAGGCCATGGCCGAGGAATTTGGCGACTACCTCTTCTCCCTGGCCGAATACGGCCGCCGGCTGGGACTCAAGGCCAACAGCTGCCTGGACGTGGCCAACAACAAGTTCCTCGCGCGCTACAACGCCATGGAAGCCCTGGCCAAAACGCGTGGCCTCGACCTCGACAGCCTGGACATGACCGCCAAAAACGCCCTGTGGGATGAAGTCAAGAAAGGGTAG
- a CDS encoding linear amide C-N hydrolase, with protein MDNGMLHVAVAALVMALILLVPAGARACTRAVFLGKDGMVITGRSMDWSEDIKSNLWVFPRGMARDGAAGPDSVTWTSKYGSVVASGYDVGTADGLNEKGLAANLLYLAESEYGTPAQGKKLLNIGVWAQYVLDNFATVAEAVKALAPEPFVIVAPALPNGKASTLHLSLSDASGDSAVFEYVGGKLVIHHGRQYQVMTNSPTFDQQLALNAYWNTVGGRAFLPGTARAADRFVRASYFLGLLPQTADAREALAGIVGVLRTVSVPLGVSEPGQPNISPTRWRTFSDQKDLIYFFDSATSPSLFWVKLTDLDFTKGAPVRKLTLTGGEIYSGNAADKFAASAPFVFLPYTPGQ; from the coding sequence ATGGATAACGGCATGCTGCATGTGGCCGTGGCCGCTTTGGTCATGGCGCTGATCCTTCTCGTCCCCGCCGGCGCGCGGGCCTGCACCCGGGCCGTGTTCCTCGGCAAGGACGGCATGGTCATCACCGGCCGGTCCATGGACTGGTCGGAGGATATCAAATCCAATCTCTGGGTCTTTCCCCGGGGCATGGCCCGGGACGGCGCGGCCGGACCGGACTCCGTGACCTGGACCTCGAAGTACGGCAGCGTCGTGGCCTCGGGCTACGATGTCGGCACGGCCGACGGCCTGAACGAAAAGGGGCTGGCGGCCAATCTGCTCTATCTGGCCGAGTCGGAGTACGGCACGCCCGCCCAGGGGAAAAAGCTCCTCAACATCGGGGTCTGGGCCCAGTACGTGCTGGATAATTTCGCCACCGTGGCCGAGGCGGTAAAAGCGCTGGCTCCGGAGCCTTTCGTCATCGTGGCTCCGGCGCTGCCGAACGGCAAGGCGTCCACCCTGCACCTGTCGCTCTCGGACGCGAGCGGCGATTCGGCCGTCTTCGAATACGTCGGCGGCAAGCTCGTCATTCATCACGGCCGGCAGTATCAGGTGATGACCAATTCCCCGACCTTCGACCAGCAACTGGCGCTCAATGCCTACTGGAACACCGTGGGCGGCCGGGCCTTCCTGCCGGGCACGGCGCGGGCGGCGGACCGTTTCGTGCGCGCGTCCTATTTTCTTGGGCTTTTGCCCCAGACCGCCGATGCCCGGGAGGCCCTGGCCGGGATCGTCGGCGTCTTGCGCACCGTGTCCGTGCCGCTCGGCGTCTCGGAGCCGGGACAGCCCAACATCTCCCCCACCCGCTGGCGCACCTTCAGCGACCAGAAGGACCTGATCTACTTCTTCGACAGCGCCACCAGCCCCTCGCTTTTCTGGGTCAAGCTGACGGATCTCGATTTCACCAAGGGCGCGCCGGTCAGGAAGCTGACCCTGACGGGCGGGGAAATCTACTCCGGGAACGCGGCGGACAAGTTCGCCGCCTCCGCCCCCTTCGTCTTTCTGCCGTACACGCCCGGGCAATAG
- a CDS encoding CvpA family protein: MPTLNIADLLLAIIWLFFSIRGYMRGLVKEAGSLAAIVLGFYCAGAYHKELAPHLTGFISGNYAGTAAYIILFTATLLGVWFLALAVSGMVKVTTTQWADRLFGGAFGLAKGVVLTAVLLFLIHLATPHPDFLKGSILVPLLERVSVKLARYIPPDLNDKLRKLGKKEPAAAVVKKAAESDKAPTAKKQAEPEKKPAEKPKAPPEKKREEKPKPEKKAADTEKKTSRHKKADTPSREAAAKTPSHAKAAQHAAATEKKS; the protein is encoded by the coding sequence ATGCCGACGCTCAATATCGCCGACCTGCTTTTGGCCATCATCTGGCTCTTTTTCAGTATCCGGGGCTATATGCGTGGGCTGGTCAAGGAGGCCGGGTCGCTGGCCGCCATCGTGCTGGGCTTTTACTGCGCCGGCGCCTACCACAAGGAACTGGCCCCGCACCTGACCGGTTTCATCTCCGGCAATTACGCCGGCACCGCCGCCTACATCATCCTTTTCACCGCCACCCTGCTCGGCGTCTGGTTCCTGGCGTTGGCCGTCTCCGGCATGGTCAAGGTGACCACCACCCAGTGGGCGGACAGGCTTTTCGGCGGCGCCTTCGGCCTGGCCAAGGGCGTGGTGCTGACCGCGGTGCTGCTTTTCCTCATCCACCTGGCCACGCCGCACCCGGATTTTCTCAAGGGCTCGATCCTTGTGCCTCTCTTGGAACGGGTCAGCGTCAAGCTCGCCCGCTACATCCCGCCGGACCTCAACGACAAGTTGCGCAAGCTCGGCAAAAAGGAGCCGGCCGCCGCCGTCGTGAAAAAGGCGGCCGAATCGGACAAGGCCCCGACCGCGAAAAAACAAGCCGAACCCGAAAAAAAGCCCGCCGAAAAGCCGAAAGCGCCTCCCGAGAAAAAGCGGGAGGAAAAACCCAAGCCCGAGAAGAAAGCCGCCGACACGGAAAAGAAAACGTCGCGGCATAAAAAGGCCGACACGCCGTCGCGGGAAGCGGCGGCCAAGACGCCATCCCATGCCAAAGCGGCCCAGCACGCCGCAGCAACAGAGAAGAAATCATGA
- a CDS encoding deoxyribodipyrimidine photo-lyase, with protein MQVHPARIRSLAGPPPRSGSVVYWMSRDQRAADNWALLHAASLAGESGAPLVVVFALAPAYPGATRRQYAFMLAGLAETEAALRAHSIPLAVLTGEPGFTVPAFLHSVDAGVCVTDFDPLRVKRVWKAAVAVASPGALVEVDAHNVAPCFLASQKREYAAATLRPKIHRLLPEFLKPFPDLPTFPAANLDGFAPVDWRAAADFVQADPSVPPVTGIVPGSAAATQVLDDFLRDRLEGYAARRNDPNAGATSGLSPYFHFGQLAPQRAALATLEARSRAKEGADAFLEELVVRRELADNFCLYEPEYDSFEALPEWARKTLAAHAADSRPYLYDRETFAAATTHSALWNAAQRQLSREGRIHGYMRMYWAKKILEWSGSPREALETALFLNDRFALDGRDPNGVVGVLWSVGGLHDRPWANRPVYGQVRYMNERGCRRKFDVDAYVARYPEQAA; from the coding sequence ATGCAGGTCCATCCCGCCCGCATCCGTTCCCTGGCAGGCCCACCTCCGCGTTCCGGGTCAGTGGTCTATTGGATGAGCCGCGACCAGCGCGCCGCCGACAACTGGGCCCTGCTCCACGCCGCGTCCCTGGCCGGGGAATCCGGCGCGCCGCTTGTCGTGGTTTTCGCCCTGGCACCCGCCTATCCCGGCGCGACCCGCCGCCAGTACGCCTTTATGCTGGCGGGGCTGGCCGAAACCGAGGCGGCGCTGCGCGCCCATAGCATCCCGCTGGCCGTGCTCACGGGTGAGCCCGGCTTTACGGTGCCGGCCTTTTTGCACAGCGTGGATGCCGGCGTTTGCGTGACGGATTTCGATCCGCTTCGCGTCAAACGCGTGTGGAAAGCGGCCGTCGCCGTCGCCTCTCCCGGCGCCCTCGTCGAGGTCGACGCCCACAACGTGGCGCCCTGCTTCCTCGCCTCGCAAAAACGCGAATACGCCGCCGCCACCCTGCGCCCGAAAATCCATCGCCTGTTGCCCGAATTTTTGAAACCGTTCCCCGATCTGCCGACATTCCCGGCCGCCAACCTGGATGGCTTCGCGCCCGTCGACTGGCGGGCGGCCGCCGATTTTGTCCAGGCCGACCCGTCCGTGCCGCCGGTTACGGGCATCGTCCCCGGGAGCGCGGCCGCGACACAGGTCCTGGACGATTTCCTCCGCGACCGCCTGGAGGGCTACGCCGCGCGCCGCAACGACCCCAATGCCGGGGCCACCTCCGGCCTGTCGCCGTATTTCCACTTCGGCCAGCTCGCGCCCCAGCGGGCGGCCCTGGCCACGCTGGAGGCCCGTTCGCGCGCCAAGGAAGGCGCTGACGCGTTTTTGGAGGAACTTGTCGTGCGCCGGGAACTGGCCGACAACTTCTGCTTGTACGAACCCGAATACGACAGCTTCGAGGCCCTGCCCGAGTGGGCCCGAAAAACCCTGGCCGCCCATGCCGCCGATTCCCGGCCGTACCTCTACGACCGCGAGACCTTCGCAGCCGCCACAACGCACAGCGCGCTTTGGAACGCGGCCCAGCGGCAGCTTTCGCGCGAGGGCCGCATCCACGGCTATATGCGCATGTACTGGGCCAAAAAGATCCTGGAATGGTCGGGATCACCCCGGGAGGCCCTGGAAACGGCGCTTTTTTTAAACGACCGCTTCGCCCTGGACGGACGCGACCCCAACGGCGTGGTCGGAGTGCTGTGGTCCGTCGGCGGCCTGCACGACCGGCCCTGGGCGAACCGCCCCGTCTACGGCCAGGTGCGCTACATGAACGAACGCGGCTGCCGCCGCAAATTCGACGTGGACGCCTACGTCGCCCGCTATCCGGAGCAGGCCGCATGA